The Oncorhynchus kisutch isolate 150728-3 linkage group LG14, Okis_V2, whole genome shotgun sequence genomic sequence AACATTTTACATGGAAGGTATACAggtataggcctacttctaacccatttctctctgctctctcatttTGCACCCTTAAGAGTGCTGTCTGTGGATGGAATTATCGAAACGGTGAAACGAAAGCGCTACTATGAGAAGCCCTGTCGGCGCAGGCAGCGAGAGAACTATGAGAACTGCAAGAGGATCTATCATTCTGAAATGGCCAGGAAGATCTCCTTCATCTCCCGGACTCAGAGACAAGACCCCTGGGTCGGTTCCTAGGTGGAGGGCTATGTTCGTCTGTGTGAAGAGGACCGTTAGGAGTAAGAGCTCACTGAGTTAGTACTACCAAGATGGAAGATCAAGATTTGTATTCCACAATCCAAAGGGTTAGGATTCGTGGCAGACACTTTGAAAAATTGTTTATCGTCAAAATGATATCTTCGGTTTTGAATGGTAATTTTCCCTGTTCATTATAACGCGGCGTGCCAGAGGCGAGCATGTCTATGTCTTGTTTGAGAAATGAAACCTTCATTCTCGTATGAAACCTGACAGTAACTATTTCCATGAAACTATTGTTAACATTTTAGACACAAAGCCAAATTGATGTTTAGCACCTGGATCAAAAGTTGTGGTAATACTGAAGTTAAATAAATTCTCTCATTTATGTAAGTTTGTTTCTAGTACGTTTGTTTCTGAGATTAAATTAACCAATTTAGCTTGCTCACACCACTTATTTTCATTAGTTTTGTGCCATATTGCACTATTTTTGAGGTAAGCCATGTTCTATAAATGAAAGTGTCCTTTATTCAACCTTTTTAGAGTTGTAAAAAAGAATGGCATTTGTTGTGGAATGAACAAACAATTTATCGATAATTTAATTTATAGATTAGGTTGCAAATTGATAACAATATATTCATTTTATCATGTAACATTTTAAAAGGAGAATTTGAACAACAGTGTAATTATGCATGACAGCAGAATATCAGTCTCCTAAGACATTGGTTTAAtccc encodes the following:
- the mrps21 gene encoding small ribosomal subunit protein bS21m, whose translation is MANHLRFVARTVMVQEGNIDAAYKALNRVLSVDGIIETVKRKRYYEKPCRRRQRENYENCKRIYHSEMARKISFISRTQRQDPWVGS